In Novosphingobium aromaticivorans DSM 12444, the following proteins share a genomic window:
- a CDS encoding DGQHR domain-containing protein, which yields MESLVCQIGQSAQRPVLLGFAPASLLHRISMADVLDEGTGQGYQRRFNSGHSLDFRRYIREPGSTTIPLTFNLRPREDGGWRLIEDGHGMARLEIDPTAGRVMTQVDCQHRLGHLADLDIELPFMCYINLTVQEEMAVFSIINRKAKGLSRSLLDFHDARLCEDLANDRPELFIALCLSNDPASPWCGQLDVGGNKISGMSRKASLRTLQKAVRRFLNHSGILKERTVEEAAKTVLDFWVAVSVAMHSDWSRPRGSLIAKGVGVYSLMEIAADLWVESRGALTRELLVARLSDLAAETDWSSDGPMKGLGGESGVAAAVAQLRAVRARQHIKAVA from the coding sequence ATGGAAAGTTTGGTTTGCCAGATCGGGCAGTCGGCGCAGAGGCCGGTTCTGCTTGGCTTTGCGCCCGCGTCTCTGCTGCATCGGATCAGCATGGCGGACGTCCTCGACGAGGGAACTGGGCAGGGCTACCAGCGCCGCTTCAACTCAGGCCACAGTCTCGATTTCCGGCGATATATCCGCGAGCCCGGCAGCACAACAATTCCCCTCACGTTCAATCTCAGGCCGCGTGAAGATGGAGGCTGGCGCCTAATCGAGGACGGCCATGGTATGGCGCGCTTGGAAATCGACCCGACTGCCGGTCGCGTGATGACACAAGTGGATTGCCAGCACCGCCTCGGTCATCTTGCCGACCTCGATATCGAACTACCTTTCATGTGCTACATCAACCTGACAGTTCAGGAAGAGATGGCGGTCTTCTCCATCATTAATCGGAAGGCCAAGGGGCTGAGCCGCAGCCTGCTTGATTTTCACGACGCCCGACTTTGCGAAGATCTGGCAAATGATCGGCCTGAACTGTTTATCGCACTTTGCCTTTCGAACGATCCAGCATCGCCTTGGTGCGGGCAACTCGACGTCGGGGGCAACAAGATTTCGGGGATGTCGAGAAAGGCCTCACTGCGCACATTGCAAAAGGCTGTGCGCAGATTTCTCAACCATTCCGGCATCTTGAAGGAGCGTACGGTCGAGGAGGCGGCAAAGACTGTCCTTGATTTCTGGGTGGCGGTCTCGGTCGCCATGCATTCGGACTGGTCTCGCCCACGTGGCTCGCTGATCGCCAAGGGAGTCGGGGTGTATAGCCTGATGGAAATAGCCGCAGACCTATGGGTTGAGAGCCGCGGTGCCCTCACGCGTGAGCTCCTTGTGGCTCGCCTTTCTGATCTCGCGGCGGAGACGGATTGGTCGTCAGATGGCCCCATGAAGGGATTGGGCGGTGAAAGCGGAGTTGCGGCTGCGGTGGCACAACTTCGGGCTGTCCGCGCCCGCCAGCACATCAAGGCAGTCGCGTAA